In the genome of Cutibacterium equinum, one region contains:
- a CDS encoding S-ribosylhomocysteine lyase, with product MREDGPMAHKMNVESFNLDHTKVAAPFVRVADVKHLPAGDTLTKYDVRFCQPNKDHLEMPAVHSIEHSFAECVRNHSESVIDFGPMGCQTGFYLIMVGEPDVPAICELVETTLRDILELDATPAANEVQCGWGANHSIKAAQDAARTMLDRRDEWEQVMA from the coding sequence TTGAGAGAGGATGGACCCATGGCACACAAGATGAACGTCGAGAGTTTCAACCTGGACCACACCAAGGTGGCGGCACCGTTCGTGCGCGTGGCGGACGTCAAGCACCTTCCTGCCGGCGACACCCTCACCAAGTACGACGTGAGGTTCTGCCAGCCCAACAAGGATCATCTGGAGATGCCTGCGGTCCACTCCATCGAGCACTCCTTCGCCGAGTGCGTGCGTAACCATTCGGAGTCCGTCATCGACTTCGGGCCGATGGGATGCCAGACCGGGTTCTACCTCATCATGGTCGGCGAACCGGACGTCCCGGCCATCTGCGAGCTCGTCGAGACGACCCTGCGCGACATCCTCGAGCTCGACGCCACCCCCGCCGCCAACGAGGTGCAGTGCGGATGGGGAGCCAACCATTCCATCAAGGCTGCCCAAGACGCCGCCCGCACAATGCTGGACCGCCGCGATGAATGGGAGCAGGTGATGGCCTGA
- a CDS encoding helical backbone metal receptor — translation MIDDLGAQVPVSGPVRRVVSLVPSITEAIAMTCPDVLVGCTDYCIRPANLEQVVGHEVARVRGTKNPHRAAIVDLRPDLVVANQEENREYDVALLREAGVPVWVTRIDTVSEALTSLTRLFSEGFCVEKPEWLCDAAAEWEEPWSGESRTAIVAVWRDPWICVGQDTYIADVLRKVGVTLVSLPGESRYPHVDLDDLISARPDRVILPDEPYQFGIDDVSAFPDLDVRLVDGQRLAWYGPSMVGARRYLSEVLS, via the coding sequence ATGATTGACGATCTTGGTGCCCAGGTGCCGGTGAGTGGGCCGGTGCGGCGAGTCGTGAGCTTGGTGCCCTCGATTACCGAGGCCATCGCGATGACATGTCCGGACGTCCTCGTGGGGTGTACTGATTACTGCATCCGTCCGGCCAATCTGGAACAGGTCGTGGGGCATGAGGTGGCCCGGGTCAGGGGCACGAAGAATCCACATCGCGCGGCTATCGTCGACCTACGCCCTGACCTCGTCGTCGCCAATCAGGAGGAGAACCGCGAATACGACGTCGCCTTGTTACGCGAGGCAGGGGTCCCTGTGTGGGTGACGCGGATCGACACGGTTTCCGAGGCTCTCACCAGCCTGACGAGGCTCTTCAGCGAAGGGTTTTGCGTCGAGAAACCGGAATGGCTGTGTGACGCCGCGGCGGAATGGGAGGAGCCGTGGAGTGGCGAGAGCCGAACCGCCATCGTCGCAGTGTGGCGGGACCCGTGGATCTGCGTAGGACAAGACACCTATATTGCCGATGTGTTGAGGAAGGTCGGGGTGACGTTGGTCAGCCTGCCGGGGGAGTCGCGCTACCCTCACGTCGACCTGGACGATCTCATCTCGGCCCGCCCGGACCGCGTCATTCTGCCTGACGAGCCCTACCAATTCGGGATCGACGATGTGTCGGCTTTCCCCGACCTCGACGTCCGTCTCGTCGACGGTCAGAGGCTGGCCTGGTACGGTCCGTCTATGGTCGGGGCCCGTCGCTACCTGTCCGAGGTGTTGTCCTGA
- the manA gene encoding mannose-6-phosphate isomerase, class I — protein sequence MKRLTGTVRTYSWGSYDAIPDILGQEPDGEPWAEYWLGAHDSSPSTLDGTPLNDYLDAHPDELGQRSRDVFGTKLPFLLKILAARHPLSLQAHPDAHMARSGFIRENEAGIDVNDPQRTFVDDWPKPEILVAMSDFEGLCGFRDPHETRQLFDGLDVRTPIDPVLGSLTERSGPAALAETFLDCLAGDDMRRQIVVEVVSGAVNHVGEDTALGEFARTAVELDEYFPGDPSILAALILNRVHLKPGQALAVPPGLMHSYLSGTGIEIMADSNNVVRGGLTDKHIDVDSLIEIVDFQTQEPRIMTAEDVDPGLRVFPSSHDQFRLWELDLDATRPTILPASDLARILLITGGYAVCSSSQGTEEIVHGQAVWIPAGEQVQVDGDCDGFLAAAGL from the coding sequence ATGAAACGCCTGACCGGTACGGTCCGGACGTACTCCTGGGGCTCCTATGACGCGATCCCCGACATCTTGGGGCAAGAACCCGACGGCGAACCCTGGGCCGAATACTGGCTTGGGGCCCACGACTCCTCGCCATCAACCCTTGACGGCACTCCTCTCAACGACTACCTCGACGCTCACCCCGACGAGCTGGGTCAACGCAGTCGTGACGTCTTCGGCACGAAGCTGCCCTTCCTCCTCAAGATCCTCGCGGCTCGCCACCCCCTGAGCCTCCAGGCCCATCCTGACGCCCACATGGCCAGGAGTGGGTTCATCCGCGAGAACGAGGCTGGTATTGACGTCAACGACCCCCAGCGCACCTTCGTCGATGACTGGCCCAAGCCCGAAATCCTGGTCGCCATGAGTGACTTCGAAGGACTGTGTGGATTCCGGGACCCGCACGAGACCCGTCAACTCTTCGATGGTCTCGACGTTCGTACCCCGATCGACCCCGTGTTGGGATCCCTGACGGAGCGTTCCGGTCCGGCGGCTCTGGCTGAGACCTTCCTCGACTGCCTCGCCGGCGACGACATGCGTCGTCAGATCGTCGTCGAAGTGGTGTCAGGGGCCGTCAACCATGTTGGCGAGGACACCGCACTGGGTGAGTTCGCGCGCACTGCCGTGGAGCTTGACGAGTATTTCCCCGGAGATCCATCAATCCTTGCCGCACTCATACTCAACCGCGTCCACCTCAAGCCCGGGCAAGCGCTGGCCGTTCCTCCCGGCCTCATGCATTCCTACTTGTCAGGGACCGGAATCGAGATCATGGCCGATTCCAACAACGTCGTGCGCGGCGGGCTCACTGACAAACACATTGACGTCGACTCTCTGATCGAGATTGTCGACTTCCAGACCCAGGAACCGCGCATCATGACTGCCGAGGACGTCGACCCCGGTCTGCGGGTCTTCCCCAGCAGCCATGACCAGTTCCGGCTGTGGGAACTCGACCTCGACGCCACCCGCCCCACCATCCTGCCGGCCAGTGACTTGGCGCGTATCCTGCTCATCACCGGTGGCTATGCGGTGTGCTCAAGTTCGCAGGGCACTGAGGAAATCGTGCATGGCCAGGCTGTCTGGATCCCCGCTGGAGAGCAAGTGCAAGTCGATGGGGACTGCGACGGATTCCTCGCCGCTGCTGGGCTGTGA
- a CDS encoding DUF3263 domain-containing protein, producing the protein MSDSSTPDDVAFNELSASDRAILDLEESWQAGNPSLDKETVIREKLGMSSPRYHLRLNELIDDESAARYAPSLVGRLQRVRSQQRRSRSAQLLG; encoded by the coding sequence GTGTCAGATTCCTCCACTCCCGACGACGTGGCGTTCAACGAACTCAGTGCATCGGATCGCGCGATCCTGGACCTCGAGGAATCTTGGCAGGCCGGGAATCCAAGCCTTGACAAGGAGACCGTCATACGCGAGAAGCTCGGCATGTCGTCCCCCCGCTACCACTTGCGACTCAACGAACTCATCGACGATGAGTCGGCCGCACGTTATGCGCCGTCCCTGGTCGGACGGCTGCAACGAGTCCGCAGTCAGCAGCGCCGGTCTCGCAGCGCACAGTTGCTCGGATGA